A stretch of the Hydra vulgaris chromosome 09, alternate assembly HydraT2T_AEP genome encodes the following:
- the LOC136085359 gene encoding zinc finger MYM-type protein 1-like, producing the protein MYLTEVQHWDSVIKRVINIILMMASENMAFRGSSDQIFSENNGKFLKIVELLSKSDPVMKKHLNRAVENPNRTHYLGKNIQEEKIQLISKATKDKILSMIKKAKYFSIIVDCTPDNSHKEQMSIIIRYVNIVKQLDNQVISVITQESFIGFINVLDTTGLGLTEEILNSLESNNLSVMDIRGQGYDNGPNIKGKKIDVQKRIKDINSRAFYIPCVCHYLNLVVADAVQGFKSLSTTRWESHVNAVRALKLGLKEIYCAMKEVVNIEKDSITRLTAESLASKLDSFEFIWGVVVWHDVLTEINSNDANLTDEFSSISRERARKRKRFFDDEPFEEDIQPNQKFKKQFFDVLFKIAKESINERFESFSSAIEPFEFLYDIKNINKIGEDIINKCKLLEKVLTRGESKDVNLRICFWNLTCYHGN; encoded by the exons ATGTACCTTACTGAAGTACAACATTGGGACTCTGTTATTAAGAGagttatcaatataattttgatgATGGCTTCTGAAAATATGGCATTCCGTGGATCATCAGatcaaattttttcagaaaataatgggaaattcttaaaaattgtaGAACTACTTTCAAAGTCTGATCCagtaatgaaaaaacatttaaacagagCAGTTGAAAATCCTAATCGAACACATTATTTGGGAAAGAATATTCAGgaagaaaaaattcaattaattagCAAAGcaacaaaagataaaattttaagtatgataaaaaaggctaagtatttttcaattattgtaGATTGTACACCAGATAATAGTCACAAAGAGCAAATGTCTATTATTATACGTTACGTTAACATTGTAAAACAATTGGATAACCAGGTAATCAGTGTCATAACTCAAGAAAGTTTTATAGGATTCATAAATGTATTAGATACTACTGGATTAGGACTTACTGAAGAAATTTTGAATTCATTGGAATCAAATAATCTATCTGTTATGGATATTCGTGGGCAAGGATATGATAATGGACCCAatattaaaggtaaaaaaattgatgtacAGAAGcgtataaaagatataaattcaCGTGCCTTTTATATTCCTTGTGTCTGTCACTACTTGAACTTGGTTGTTGCGGATGCAGTCCAAGGAT TTAAGTCATTAAGTACTACCAGATGGGAAAGTCATGTGAATGCTGTTCGTGCTCTAAAATTGggattaaaagaaatttattgtgCAATGAAAGAAGTTGTTAACATTGAAAAAGATTCTATTACTAGATTAACTGCTGAATCACTTGCATCAAAATTAGACAGTTTTGAATTCATATGGGGTGTTGTGGTTTGGCACGATGTATTAACTGAAATTAATT CTAATGATGCAAACTTGACTGACGAATTCAGTTCTATTTCACGTGAAAGagcaagaaaaagaaaaagattttttgatgatGAACCTTTTGAAGAAGATATACAACCAaaccaaaaattcaaaaagcaattttttgatgttctctTTAAAATAGCTAAAGAATCGATAAATGAACGATTTGAAAGCTTTTCAAGTGCAATAGAACCGTTCGAGTTTTTGTatgatatcaaaaatattaataaaataggaGAAGACATTattaataaatgcaaattaCTGGAAAAAGTATTGACTCGTGGTGAATCAAAAGATGTGAATTTGAGGATTTGTTTCTGGAACTTAACTTGTTATCACGGAAATTAG